One window of the Anaeromyxobacter dehalogenans 2CP-C genome contains the following:
- a CDS encoding phosphatase PAP2-related protein, whose protein sequence is MAAPSPQPDPARLAPPASAAPAGERGWPALRAAWAAVLLALAFRLASYAAMTVAAVWNELRPAPAALPDLVLAHVPYVEWVARGNYVLWLGIYLPVAAALLWVSPRTFVRYNVAGAIVSLLRGATIAMTGLGAPDPARAGPGISGHAPWDAYAQLLSPWQVFANGSMRAYLTKDLFFSGHTATTFLLLLYAWRWPRLRWPALLGHVLVVASVFLAHLHYTIDVAGAYAVTFAVFALREGWPARAGAR, encoded by the coding sequence ATGGCCGCCCCGTCGCCCCAGCCCGACCCCGCCCGACTCGCCCCGCCTGCGAGCGCCGCGCCGGCGGGCGAGCGCGGCTGGCCCGCCCTGCGCGCCGCCTGGGCCGCGGTGCTGCTCGCGCTCGCGTTCCGCCTGGCGAGCTACGCCGCCATGACCGTGGCGGCGGTCTGGAACGAGCTCCGCCCCGCGCCGGCCGCGCTGCCCGACCTCGTGCTCGCGCACGTCCCGTACGTCGAGTGGGTGGCGCGCGGGAACTACGTGCTGTGGCTCGGCATCTACCTGCCGGTGGCCGCCGCGCTGCTGTGGGTCTCGCCGCGCACCTTCGTCCGCTACAACGTGGCCGGCGCGATCGTGTCCCTGCTCCGCGGCGCCACCATCGCCATGACCGGCCTGGGCGCGCCCGACCCGGCGCGCGCCGGCCCCGGGATCTCCGGGCACGCGCCCTGGGACGCGTACGCGCAGCTCCTCTCGCCGTGGCAGGTGTTCGCGAACGGCTCGATGCGCGCGTACCTCACGAAGGACCTGTTCTTCTCCGGCCACACCGCCACCACGTTCCTGCTCCTGCTGTACGCGTGGCGCTGGCCGCGCCTGCGCTGGCCCGCGCTCCTCGGCCACGTGCTGGTGGTCGCGTCGGTGTTCCTCGCGCACCTGCACTACACCATCGACGTGGCCGGCGCGTACGCGGTGACCTTCGCGGTGTTCGCGCTGCGCGAGGGCTGGCCGGCGCGCGCCGGCGCGCGCTAG
- a CDS encoding Bax inhibitor-1/YccA family protein, whose amino-acid sequence MSFDSPSRFPAREQVLVRGASDVERRFMSAVYRWMTLGLGVTALVATAVASSETLLLAIVGNRILFYGLVIAELALVIWISAAVNRLPAVAAGGLFLLYSALNGATLSVVLLVYTGASVGIAFLTTAGTFAAMSVYGTVTRRDLTGWGSFLFMGLIGIVIASLANLFFRSDMVSWVVSCAGVLVFTGLTAYDTQKLRAYARAGGGAAAAPVSGALSLYLDFVNLFLSLLRLFGNRR is encoded by the coding sequence ATGTCCTTCGACTCCCCTTCCCGCTTCCCCGCCCGCGAGCAGGTGCTGGTCCGCGGCGCGTCCGACGTCGAGCGCCGCTTCATGTCCGCCGTGTACCGCTGGATGACGCTCGGCCTCGGCGTCACCGCGCTGGTCGCGACCGCGGTGGCGAGCTCGGAGACGCTGCTGCTCGCGATCGTCGGCAACCGGATCCTGTTCTACGGGCTCGTCATCGCCGAGCTGGCGCTGGTGATCTGGATCTCGGCCGCGGTGAACCGGCTGCCGGCCGTCGCCGCCGGCGGGCTGTTCCTGCTCTACTCCGCGCTGAACGGCGCGACGCTCTCGGTGGTGCTGCTCGTCTACACCGGCGCGTCGGTGGGGATCGCGTTCCTCACCACCGCCGGCACGTTCGCCGCGATGAGCGTCTACGGCACGGTCACGCGCCGCGACCTGACCGGCTGGGGCAGCTTCCTGTTCATGGGGCTCATCGGCATCGTCATCGCGAGCCTCGCGAACCTGTTCTTCCGGTCCGACATGGTCTCGTGGGTGGTGTCGTGCGCGGGCGTGCTGGTCTTCACCGGCCTGACCGCCTACGACACCCAGAAGCTCCGCGCGTACGCGCGCGCGGGCGGCGGCGCGGCGGCCGCGCCGGTGAGCGGCGCGCTCTCGCTCTACCTCGACTTCGTGAACCTGTTCCTGTCGCTGCTGCGACTGTTCGGGAACCGGCGCTAG
- a CDS encoding class I SAM-dependent methyltransferase — protein sequence MRRQVKGEAVRRELLPGTSPALLKELHLLTRQGDLNADSLRKLKQVNHLANLLAPALDDVLGRFGDPVVVDCGAGKSYLGFILYELFLGPAGKGRLLALESRPDLARSGAERAARLGFDRLSFVEAPIDAAPVPERVNLVTALHACDTATDDALALAIRHGADHVAVVPCCQAEVARQLDEAKEPSPLLAPLFEHAWHRREFGSHLTNVLRALTLEAHGYKVTVTELTGWEHSVKNELILGKKIRAASRDAQARLDALLAATGVRPKLLRTLAGAGAAPA from the coding sequence ATGCGAAGGCAGGTGAAGGGTGAGGCGGTGCGTCGCGAGCTGCTCCCGGGCACGTCCCCGGCGCTGTTGAAGGAGCTGCACCTGCTCACCCGGCAGGGCGATCTCAACGCCGACAGCCTCCGGAAGCTGAAGCAGGTGAACCACCTCGCGAACCTGCTCGCCCCCGCGCTCGACGACGTGCTCGGGCGCTTCGGCGATCCGGTGGTGGTGGACTGCGGGGCCGGCAAGAGCTACCTCGGCTTCATCCTGTACGAGCTGTTCCTCGGGCCGGCCGGCAAGGGCCGGCTCCTCGCGCTCGAGTCGCGCCCCGACCTCGCGAGGTCCGGCGCCGAGCGCGCCGCGCGCCTCGGCTTCGACCGGCTGTCGTTCGTCGAGGCGCCCATCGACGCCGCGCCGGTGCCGGAGCGGGTGAACCTCGTCACCGCGCTGCACGCCTGCGACACCGCCACCGACGACGCGCTCGCGCTCGCCATCCGGCACGGCGCCGACCACGTGGCGGTGGTCCCCTGCTGCCAGGCGGAGGTGGCGCGCCAGCTCGACGAGGCGAAGGAGCCCTCGCCGCTGCTCGCGCCGCTGTTCGAGCACGCCTGGCACCGGCGCGAGTTCGGCTCGCACCTCACCAACGTGCTGCGCGCGCTCACGCTCGAGGCGCACGGCTACAAGGTGACCGTCACCGAGCTCACCGGCTGGGAGCACTCGGTGAAGAACGAGCTCATCCTCGGCAAGAAGATCCGCGCGGCGTCGCGCGACGCGCAGGCGCGGCTGGACGCGCTGCTCGCGGCCACCGGCGTGCGCCCGAAGCTGCTGCGGACGCTCGCCGGGGCCGGTGCGGCGCCCGCCTAG
- a CDS encoding glycerophosphodiester phosphodiesterase → MTAPTPPSPARAPARAYLSRPGPWLVAHRGGSALAPENTLVAFDRAVALGADALEIDVRRTADGAVVVFHDDDTARLTGVPGTIEARTLEEVRRLDAAFGFTPDGGATQPLRGSGVKVPTLAEVLARYPGLRLNIDAKPDEAALAEALAREIRAAGAEDRVCVGSFFDAQAERLAALLPGCARYLPEQAATCHVIAALSGQAAEGCPGGYDVADLPHRMGEVEVVCPRVVEHFHGLGIPVHVWTVDDPVEMRELLALGVDGIVTDRPDVLAKALGR, encoded by the coding sequence GTGACCGCGCCCACCCCGCCCTCGCCCGCCCGCGCGCCCGCGCGCGCCTACCTCTCCCGCCCCGGCCCGTGGCTGGTGGCCCACCGCGGCGGCAGCGCGCTCGCGCCGGAGAACACGCTCGTCGCGTTCGATCGGGCGGTCGCGCTCGGCGCCGACGCGCTGGAGATCGACGTGCGCCGGACCGCCGACGGCGCGGTGGTGGTGTTCCACGACGACGACACGGCGCGGCTCACCGGCGTGCCGGGAACCATCGAGGCGCGGACGCTCGAGGAGGTGCGGCGGCTGGACGCGGCATTCGGGTTCACGCCCGATGGTGGCGCGACGCAGCCGCTGCGGGGCTCCGGGGTGAAGGTGCCGACGCTGGCGGAGGTGCTGGCGCGGTATCCGGGCTTGCGGCTCAACATCGACGCGAAGCCGGACGAGGCGGCGCTCGCGGAGGCGCTGGCGCGGGAGATCCGGGCCGCGGGGGCGGAGGATCGCGTGTGCGTCGGGTCGTTCTTCGACGCCCAGGCGGAGCGGCTCGCGGCGCTCTTGCCCGGGTGCGCGCGGTACCTGCCGGAGCAGGCGGCGACGTGCCACGTGATCGCGGCGCTGTCGGGGCAGGCGGCGGAGGGGTGTCCGGGCGGCTACGACGTCGCGGATCTGCCGCATCGGATGGGCGAGGTCGAGGTGGTGTGCCCGCGGGTCGTCGAGCACTTCCACGGGCTGGGGATTCCGGTGCACGTGTGGACGGTGGACGATCCGGTCGAGATGCGGGAGCTGCTCGCGCTAGGCGTGGATGGGATCGTGACGGATCGGCCGGATGTGCTGGCGAAGGCTTTGGGGAGGTAG
- a CDS encoding HNH endonuclease signature motif containing protein gives MDTARELSDRLATLLRRERSALAEFLVALAGFDSRRAWAELGYASLFHYLHRELGLSKGSAQYRKVAAELLQAVPAVVGPLRDGRLCFTTVIEVARVVTAENWEAVLPRFYGLSRHEAAEIVAALVPHPAPPVRTVLTAVRAPVGSTVELTAPAVKFGSTVEPVVPRETAGSTVEPRVTTMTLAAPASSPRTADLTPLTADRQRLHVTVSERFARKLARLRDLRPGLSDDALLEAAVDLLLAKAEKRKSAHSDRPRGGVRPSRPDRVPTHVRREVWRRDGGCCQWRLANGEICGSTHALQLDHVVPRALGGESTAANLRVLCAAHNLEAARRVFGDAWMGRYTKGRPAPEGAPRSGGGA, from the coding sequence ATGGACACTGCACGTGAACTCTCGGATCGGCTGGCCACCCTGCTCCGGCGTGAGCGCTCGGCGCTCGCGGAGTTCCTGGTCGCGCTCGCGGGCTTCGACTCGCGGCGCGCGTGGGCGGAGCTGGGATACGCCTCGCTCTTCCACTACCTGCACCGCGAGCTCGGGCTCTCCAAGGGCTCGGCGCAGTACCGCAAGGTCGCGGCGGAGCTCCTCCAGGCGGTCCCCGCCGTCGTCGGGCCGCTGCGGGATGGGCGACTCTGCTTCACCACCGTCATCGAGGTGGCGCGGGTCGTCACGGCGGAGAACTGGGAGGCGGTGCTTCCGCGGTTCTACGGGCTGTCGCGGCATGAGGCGGCCGAGATCGTCGCGGCGCTGGTGCCGCATCCGGCGCCGCCGGTTCGGACGGTGCTCACGGCGGTGCGTGCGCCTGTTGGTTCAACTGTTGAACTGACCGCCCCTGCCGTGAAGTTCGGTTCAACTGTTGAACCGGTGGTCCCGCGAGAGACGGCTGGTTCAACTGTTGAACCACGGGTCACTACGATGACCCTTGCGGCTCCGGCGTCCTCTCCCCGCACCGCGGACCTCACCCCACTCACGGCGGACCGTCAGCGGCTCCATGTGACGGTAAGTGAACGTTTCGCGCGCAAGCTGGCGCGGCTCCGGGACCTGCGTCCGGGCCTCTCCGACGACGCGCTCCTCGAGGCGGCGGTGGATCTGCTGCTGGCGAAGGCGGAGAAGCGGAAGAGTGCGCACTCGGACCGGCCTCGGGGCGGCGTTCGCCCCTCCCGGCCGGATCGCGTTCCTACCCACGTTCGCCGCGAGGTCTGGCGGCGCGACGGCGGCTGCTGTCAGTGGCGGCTCGCCAACGGGGAGATCTGCGGCTCGACGCATGCGCTCCAGCTCGATCACGTCGTCCCGCGAGCCCTGGGCGGTGAATCCACCGCGGCCAACCTTCGGGTGCTCTGTGCTGCGCACAACCTCGAGGCGGCGCGGCGGGTGTTCGGTGACGCGTGGATGGGCAGGTACACCAAGGGCCGGCCAGCGCCGGAGGGGGCCCCGCGCAGCGGGGGAGGGGCGTAG
- a CDS encoding ABC-F family ATP-binding cassette domain-containing protein, whose protein sequence is MISVQNVTKAFGPKKLFEDVDVAFSPGNRYGLTGPNGAGKTTFMKIIAGDEDPDAGQVQRPKKLGILRQDHFKYEDNRVLDVVLMGNEALWSAMSEKEQLLAKPEISDEDGVRLAELEGVIGEEDGYSAEADAAELLQGLGIEEPWHDQPMRALAGGYKLRVLLAQALFGKPQGLLLDEPTNHLDIESIRWLEKFLHAYEGVLITISHDRHFLNAICTHIADIDYETIITYPGGYDDMVRQKGQVRSRVESENAEKRKKIEQLREFVARFHAGTRASQVQSRIRAMQKLKLEDMKRSNIAAPFIKFEQKAPSGKQTLTIEGIEKAYGPGLQVVQPFSALVTRGEKIAVVGKNGVGKSTLVKMIAGELAPDRGHVKWGHQAQVGYLPQDQAGVIRPGTTAFGWLREMEDKLSNEEISGLLGRMLFSGEERMKPTATLSGGETVRLLLAKLMLFKDNVLVLDEPTNHLDLQSIAALSEGLQRYEGTVIVVTHDQELVREVASRIWVMHKSEPILDFPGNFDELVEKHPELVTEHH, encoded by the coding sequence ATGATCAGCGTTCAGAACGTCACCAAGGCCTTCGGGCCGAAGAAGCTATTCGAGGACGTGGACGTCGCGTTCTCGCCCGGGAACCGCTACGGCCTGACCGGCCCGAACGGCGCCGGCAAGACCACCTTCATGAAGATCATCGCCGGCGACGAGGACCCCGACGCCGGCCAGGTGCAGCGGCCGAAGAAGCTCGGCATCCTCCGCCAGGATCACTTCAAGTACGAGGACAACCGCGTCCTCGACGTGGTGCTGATGGGGAACGAGGCGCTGTGGTCGGCGATGAGCGAGAAGGAGCAGCTGCTCGCGAAGCCCGAGATCAGCGACGAGGACGGCGTGCGCCTCGCCGAGCTGGAGGGCGTCATCGGCGAGGAGGACGGCTACTCCGCCGAGGCCGACGCCGCCGAGCTGCTGCAGGGTCTCGGCATCGAGGAGCCCTGGCACGACCAGCCCATGCGCGCGCTCGCCGGCGGCTACAAGCTGCGCGTGCTGCTCGCGCAGGCGCTGTTCGGGAAGCCGCAGGGGCTGCTGCTCGACGAGCCCACCAACCACCTCGACATCGAGTCGATCCGCTGGCTGGAGAAGTTCCTGCACGCGTACGAGGGCGTGCTCATCACCATCTCGCACGACCGCCACTTCCTGAACGCGATCTGCACGCACATCGCCGACATCGACTACGAGACCATCATCACGTACCCCGGCGGCTACGACGACATGGTCCGGCAGAAGGGCCAGGTCCGGTCGCGCGTCGAGTCGGAGAACGCCGAGAAGCGGAAGAAGATCGAGCAGCTCCGCGAGTTCGTGGCGCGGTTCCACGCCGGCACGCGCGCGTCGCAGGTGCAGAGCCGCATCCGCGCCATGCAGAAGCTGAAGCTCGAGGACATGAAGCGGTCGAACATCGCCGCGCCGTTCATCAAGTTCGAGCAGAAGGCGCCCTCCGGCAAGCAGACGCTCACGATCGAGGGGATCGAGAAGGCCTACGGCCCCGGGTTGCAGGTCGTGCAGCCGTTCAGCGCGCTCGTCACCCGCGGCGAGAAGATCGCCGTCGTCGGCAAGAACGGCGTCGGCAAGTCCACGCTGGTGAAGATGATCGCCGGCGAGCTCGCCCCCGACCGCGGCCACGTGAAGTGGGGCCACCAGGCGCAGGTCGGCTACCTGCCGCAGGACCAGGCCGGCGTGATCCGCCCCGGCACCACCGCGTTCGGCTGGCTCCGCGAGATGGAGGACAAGCTCAGCAACGAGGAGATCTCCGGCCTGCTCGGGCGCATGCTGTTCTCCGGCGAGGAGCGGATGAAGCCGACCGCGACCCTGTCCGGCGGCGAGACCGTGCGCCTCCTGCTCGCGAAGCTGATGCTGTTCAAGGACAACGTGCTCGTGCTCGACGAGCCCACCAACCACCTCGACCTCCAGTCCATCGCCGCGCTGTCGGAGGGCCTGCAGCGCTACGAGGGCACGGTCATCGTGGTGACGCACGACCAGGAGCTGGTGCGAGAGGTGGCGAGCCGGATCTGGGTGATGCACAAGAGCGAGCCCATCCTCGACTTCCCCGGCAACTTCGACGAGCTGGTGGAGAAGCACCCCGAGCTGGTGACCGAGCACCACTAG
- a CDS encoding spinster family MFS transporter, whose product MHSTPGAARLFHGPGGRALLVLTFINLFNYLDRFVVSALVESLRADLWLTDTRLGWLMTSFTIVYALASPVFGALGDRRSRPPLVALGVLLWSGATMLSGAARGFYTLLLARAAVGVGEAAYGTLSPGLLADYFGKDRRGRAYATFFAAIPIGSALGYIVGGLVEHRFGWRTAFVISGAPGVLLAYWCLRLPDPPRGASERPWLELGKRGLAATYRRLLANRPYVLAVAGYAAYTFAVGGMAFWMPAFLERSRGVPRAIATVQFGAVVVMTGFAGTFAGGFFADWLRRRRREADLWVSGIATLLAAPLSLAVFLTWRPGLYLSALIAAQLLLFASSGPINAALMNVVPPAERATAAALSILAIHVFGDLPSPTLIGVLSDHSSLGRAVLIVPAAILISGAIWTWAAWRGERAAALAGAGPGDDRAA is encoded by the coding sequence GTGCACTCCACGCCCGGCGCCGCCCGACTCTTCCACGGCCCAGGCGGCCGCGCGCTGCTCGTCCTCACCTTCATCAACCTGTTCAACTACCTCGATCGGTTCGTGGTCTCGGCCCTGGTCGAGAGCCTGCGCGCGGACCTGTGGCTCACCGACACGCGCCTCGGCTGGCTGATGACGAGCTTCACCATCGTCTACGCGCTCGCCTCCCCGGTGTTCGGCGCGCTGGGCGACCGCCGGTCCCGTCCCCCGCTCGTGGCGCTCGGCGTCCTCCTCTGGAGCGGCGCCACCATGCTCTCCGGCGCGGCGCGCGGGTTCTACACGCTGCTCCTCGCCCGCGCCGCGGTGGGCGTCGGCGAGGCCGCCTACGGCACGCTCTCGCCCGGCCTGCTCGCCGACTACTTCGGCAAGGATCGGCGCGGGCGCGCCTACGCCACCTTCTTCGCCGCCATCCCCATCGGCTCGGCGCTCGGCTACATCGTGGGCGGGCTCGTCGAGCACCGCTTCGGCTGGCGCACCGCGTTCGTCATCTCCGGCGCGCCCGGCGTGCTGCTCGCCTACTGGTGCCTGCGCCTCCCCGACCCGCCGCGCGGCGCGAGCGAGCGCCCCTGGCTCGAGCTCGGGAAGCGCGGGCTCGCCGCGACGTACCGCCGGCTCCTCGCGAACCGGCCCTACGTGCTCGCCGTGGCCGGCTATGCCGCGTACACGTTCGCGGTGGGCGGCATGGCGTTCTGGATGCCAGCGTTCCTGGAGCGCTCGCGCGGCGTGCCGCGCGCCATCGCCACCGTCCAGTTCGGCGCCGTGGTGGTGATGACCGGGTTCGCCGGTACGTTCGCCGGCGGCTTCTTCGCCGACTGGCTCCGCCGCCGCCGCCGCGAGGCCGACCTGTGGGTCTCCGGCATCGCCACGCTGCTCGCCGCGCCGCTCTCGCTGGCGGTGTTCCTCACCTGGCGGCCGGGGCTCTACCTGTCCGCGCTCATCGCCGCGCAGCTCCTCCTGTTCGCGTCCTCAGGACCCATCAACGCCGCGCTCATGAACGTGGTCCCGCCCGCCGAGCGGGCCACCGCGGCGGCGCTCTCCATCCTCGCCATCCACGTGTTCGGCGACCTGCCCTCGCCCACGCTCATCGGCGTGCTCTCCGATCACAGCTCGCTCGGCCGCGCCGTGCTCATCGTGCCCGCCGCGATCCTGATCTCCGGCGCGATCTGGACGTGGGCGGCGTGGCGCGGGGAGCGGGCGGCGGCGTTGGCCGGCGCCGGCCCGGGCGACGATCGCGCGGCGTAG
- a CDS encoding glycosyltransferase family 2 protein — translation MRLGGFVIHGNSADTLERCLAGIAAVADECVAVDSRSTDGSADLVRARGFRRVELAWRGYGAARAAAVEALEGCSHVFFLDSDEWLEPEAIAAIRAWKATGGGTVPYHGLVRRDWADLDGHRFLFRTEHHVRLIRREAARWDPSMIVHESLPPAPTVQLPVHVEHRFATSVEAMRSKVDRYALLWAIRYRAEGARRKTPAVQKWVHAVRHAAFKGAIARGGADGWRLAEAVGHYHGRKYALLRELDRGAYPELVQAYADGRLEDLYRMLPV, via the coding sequence ATGCGCCTCGGCGGGTTCGTCATCCACGGGAACAGCGCCGACACGCTCGAGCGCTGCCTCGCCGGCATCGCCGCCGTGGCGGACGAGTGCGTGGCGGTGGACTCCCGCTCCACCGACGGCTCTGCGGACCTGGTGCGCGCGCGCGGCTTCCGGCGCGTGGAGCTCGCCTGGCGCGGGTACGGCGCCGCGCGGGCGGCCGCGGTCGAGGCGCTCGAGGGCTGCAGCCACGTCTTCTTCCTCGACTCCGACGAGTGGCTCGAGCCGGAGGCGATCGCTGCCATCCGCGCCTGGAAGGCGACCGGCGGCGGGACCGTGCCCTACCACGGCCTGGTCCGGCGCGACTGGGCCGACCTCGACGGCCACCGCTTCCTGTTCCGCACCGAGCACCACGTGCGGCTGATCCGGCGCGAGGCGGCGCGCTGGGACCCCTCGATGATCGTGCACGAGTCGCTGCCGCCCGCGCCCACCGTGCAGCTGCCCGTCCACGTCGAGCACCGCTTCGCGACGTCGGTGGAGGCGATGCGCAGCAAGGTGGATCGCTACGCGCTGCTGTGGGCGATCCGGTACCGGGCCGAGGGGGCGCGGCGGAAGACGCCCGCGGTGCAGAAGTGGGTGCACGCGGTGCGGCACGCGGCGTTCAAGGGCGCGATCGCCCGCGGCGGCGCCGACGGCTGGCGGCTCGCCGAGGCGGTGGGGCATTACCACGGCCGGAAGTACGCGCTGTTGCGCGAGCTGGATCGCGGCGCGTACCCCGAGCTGGTCCAGGCCTACGCCGACGGGCGGCTCGAGGATCTGTACCGGATGCTGCCGGTCTAG
- a CDS encoding PEGA domain-containing protein: protein MSQPAFQGPPPSGPGAPPPPPPQRPPLRHAPGILRVLALAVAFLGTAALVVAFALRGRPAAPSTPLTALPPLEAEHDQRTGEDVAPFTGFAVSVETIPPGALVLVDGVARGEAPVLAGLDCPPGREIEIRAEAAGRRASARVACRADALVKVTLRLER from the coding sequence ATGTCGCAGCCTGCCTTCCAGGGCCCGCCTCCGTCCGGCCCCGGCGCCCCGCCGCCACCGCCCCCGCAGCGCCCGCCGCTGCGCCACGCCCCCGGGATCCTCCGCGTGCTGGCCCTCGCCGTCGCGTTCCTCGGGACGGCCGCGCTCGTCGTGGCCTTCGCCCTGCGGGGCCGCCCCGCCGCGCCGTCCACGCCGCTCACCGCGCTCCCGCCGCTCGAGGCCGAGCACGACCAGCGGACCGGCGAGGACGTGGCGCCGTTCACCGGCTTCGCCGTGTCGGTCGAGACGATCCCGCCCGGCGCGCTGGTGCTGGTGGACGGGGTGGCGCGGGGCGAGGCGCCGGTGCTCGCCGGCCTCGACTGCCCGCCCGGCCGCGAGATCGAGATCCGGGCCGAGGCCGCCGGCCGCCGCGCCTCGGCGCGGGTCGCCTGCCGCGCCGACGCGCTGGTGAAGGTCACGCTCCGGCTCGAGCGCTAG
- a CDS encoding THUMP domain-containing class I SAM-dependent RNA methyltransferase: MAAPAAERIFCACAPGLEPVLAAELRALGLDARPAPGGAEAVGEDAAALACLGARTADSALLRLWEGPAAELPSAKRAAAARAGGLELLVRARRGHATVSVDAAGAPLFRRGWRARVGAAPLRESLAAGILLACGWSGDRPFLDPMCGSGTLAIEAALIAAGRAPGLGRTFAFERLPGHDPARTARLRAQLEARVRPVTVPIHASDRNAGALRLAQKNAAAAGMAGAIAFAREDAARVVPPPGPGLCAVNPPYGVRLDEDAAAAWRALGALLARLAGWEVAVLGPDRGLERLLPRPPSEAIAVENGGIRCRLLRWRR; encoded by the coding sequence TTGGCCGCGCCGGCCGCCGAGCGGATCTTCTGCGCCTGCGCGCCGGGCCTCGAGCCGGTGCTGGCGGCCGAGCTGCGCGCGCTGGGGCTCGACGCGCGCCCGGCGCCGGGCGGCGCCGAGGCGGTCGGCGAGGACGCGGCCGCGCTCGCCTGCCTGGGCGCGCGCACCGCCGACTCCGCGCTCCTGCGGCTGTGGGAGGGCCCCGCGGCCGAGCTGCCCTCGGCGAAGCGCGCCGCGGCGGCGCGGGCGGGCGGGCTCGAGCTCCTGGTGCGGGCCCGCCGCGGCCACGCCACGGTGAGCGTGGACGCTGCCGGCGCGCCGCTGTTCCGGCGCGGGTGGCGCGCGCGCGTGGGCGCGGCGCCGCTCCGCGAGTCGCTCGCCGCCGGCATCCTGCTCGCCTGCGGCTGGAGCGGCGATCGGCCGTTCCTGGATCCGATGTGCGGCTCGGGCACGCTCGCCATCGAGGCCGCGCTCATCGCCGCCGGCCGGGCGCCGGGCCTGGGCCGGACCTTCGCCTTCGAGCGCCTCCCTGGCCACGATCCGGCCCGCACCGCCCGGCTCCGCGCGCAACTCGAGGCGCGCGTCCGGCCCGTCACCGTGCCGATCCACGCCTCCGACCGGAACGCCGGCGCGCTCCGGCTCGCGCAGAAGAACGCGGCCGCGGCCGGGATGGCCGGCGCCATCGCGTTCGCGCGCGAGGACGCGGCGCGGGTGGTGCCGCCGCCCGGCCCGGGGCTGTGCGCGGTGAACCCTCCCTACGGCGTGCGCCTCGACGAGGACGCGGCCGCGGCCTGGCGCGCGCTGGGCGCGCTCCTGGCGAGGCTCGCCGGATGGGAGGTGGCGGTGCTCGGCCCCGACCGCGGGCTCGAGCGGCTGCTCCCTCGCCCGCCCTCCGAGGCCATCGCCGTCGAGAACGGCGGGATCCGCTGCCGGCTGTTGCGCTGGCGCCGCTGA
- a CDS encoding ABC transporter ATP-binding protein, with translation MWRELAARLIRRPRADDGGGLLVPSRARPGRPKIDVARVGHRFANEVVALQDVNIAVHAGEFVCLLGPSGCGKTTLLYALAGHLAPSGGRISIDGVEVKGPGPERLLVFQEPALFPWLTVRQNLVFALRASGIRRGEAARRAQAFVAMVGLAGFEDALPHELSGGMRMRVQLARALALDPAVLLMDEPFAALDAQTRGQMQQHLQRIWMRDRKTVVFVTHDVREALVLGDRVVVMAARPGRVLEDLEVRLPRPRDPDDPALVELSRRIREELRRADETGRRTARAEEERDARAAPGGGVPAGRAADLGARG, from the coding sequence ATGTGGAGGGAGCTCGCCGCCCGGCTGATCCGGCGCCCGCGCGCCGACGACGGCGGCGGCCTGCTCGTGCCCAGCCGCGCCCGGCCGGGCCGGCCCAAGATCGACGTCGCGCGGGTGGGTCACCGCTTCGCGAACGAGGTCGTCGCGCTCCAGGACGTGAACATCGCCGTGCACGCGGGCGAGTTCGTGTGCCTGCTCGGCCCGTCCGGCTGCGGCAAGACCACGCTGCTCTACGCGCTCGCCGGCCACCTCGCGCCGAGCGGCGGGCGCATCTCCATCGACGGGGTCGAGGTGAAGGGGCCGGGCCCGGAGCGCCTGCTCGTGTTCCAGGAGCCGGCGCTGTTCCCGTGGCTGACGGTGCGGCAGAACCTGGTGTTCGCGCTGCGGGCGAGCGGGATCCGGCGCGGCGAGGCGGCCCGGCGCGCGCAGGCGTTCGTGGCGATGGTGGGCCTCGCCGGCTTCGAGGACGCGCTCCCGCACGAGCTGTCCGGCGGCATGCGCATGCGCGTGCAGCTCGCGCGCGCGCTGGCGCTCGACCCGGCGGTGCTGCTGATGGACGAGCCGTTCGCGGCGCTCGACGCGCAGACGCGCGGGCAGATGCAGCAGCACCTGCAGCGCATCTGGATGCGCGATCGCAAGACGGTGGTCTTCGTCACCCACGACGTGCGCGAGGCCCTCGTGCTGGGCGACCGCGTGGTGGTGATGGCGGCGCGGCCGGGGCGCGTGCTGGAGGACCTGGAGGTCCGGCTGCCGCGGCCGCGCGACCCGGACGACCCGGCGCTGGTGGAGCTGTCGCGGCGCATCCGCGAGGAGCTGCGCCGCGCCGACGAGACGGGGCGCCGCACGGCGCGGGCGGAGGAGGAACGCGATGCACGAGCGGCTCCGGGCGGCGGTGTTCCTGCTGGGCGCGCTGCTGATCTGGGAGCTCGCGGCTAG